One part of the Phragmites australis chromosome 3, lpPhrAust1.1, whole genome shotgun sequence genome encodes these proteins:
- the LOC133912531 gene encoding protein IQ-DOMAIN 3-like isoform X3, whose amino-acid sequence MEKEKRRSWFERIKRLFTSEPKQKPKPDKKKAKSKRWLPGKLRTQRSFALPAPAPADQIGQAEDEQSKHAMAVALATAAAAHAAAEVVRLTCQPALAAVTACQPSSEEQAAVAIQSAYRGYLARRALRALKGLVRLQAMIRGQAVRRQTAATLRGLESLVKIQARHRSRADPNDPPPDDDALVMLRRGRELYAAAVHEQESKGWDSSTFSKEEMRAMMRSREEAALKRVRALQYASLQNEKIGTTRRQPIPRDEMETLNQRWSWLEEWVGSQPFDKDVPVAHQSPFRDAAAAKNQQPARARVADPLACLGAQHHADDDRLGCSARRSFVRPRRTPARGDYCYYDDAAACSPAAFPGYMASTASAMAKFRSMSTPKERFSGASDAYSEHCFQFPGRMLSPIPSMSPIPSIASDIGFTRSTRPPIAQRSPRVVKGPMTPARSRSRRSPSHHSFGSEAALHQLQMEHYTPVR is encoded by the exons ATggaaaaggagaagaggaggagctgGTTCGAGCGCATCAAGCGGCTCTTCACCTCCGAGCCCAAGCAGAAACCCAAGCCAGACAAG AAGAAGGCGAAAAGCAAGAGGTGGCTGCCGGGCAAGCTCCGGACCCAGCGGTCTTTTGCCCTGCCGGCTCCGGCGCCGGCCGACCAGATCGGGCAGGCGGAGGACGAGCAGAGCAAGCACGCCATGGCAGTCGCCCTCGCCACCGCGGCGGCCGCGCACGCGGCTGCCGAGGTTGTCCGCCTCACCTGCCAGCCAGCTTTGGCGGCGGTGACGGCGTGTCAGCCGTCCAGCGAAGAACAGGCCGCCGTGGCCATCCAATCGGCTTACCGTGGGTACCTG GCTCGGAGGGCGTTGCGCGCGCTCAAGGGGCTGGTGCGGCTGCAGGCAATGATCCGCGGGCAGGCGGTGCGGCGGCAGACGGCGGCCACCCTGCGCGGGCTCGAGTCCCTCGTGAAGATCCAGGCCCGGCACCGCTCCAGGGCCGACCCCAACGACCCGCCGCCGGACGACGACGCCCTGGTGATGCTGAGGCGAGGCCGGGAGCTCTACGCCGCCGCGGTGCAC gagcaggagagcAAGGGGTGGGACAGCAGCACCTTCTCAAAGGAAGAGATGCGCGCCATGATGAGGAGCAGGGAGGAGGCCGCTTTGAAGCGCGTGCGCGCCCTCCAGTATGCCTCGCTGCAAAAT GAGAAGATTGGAACCACCAGAAGGCAGCCGATTCCCAGAGACGAGATGGAGACGCTCAACCAGCGGTGGAGCTGGCTGGAGGAGTGGGTCGGCTCCCAGCCGTTCGACAAGGATGTCCCCGTGGCGCACCAGTCCCCATTCagggacgccgccgccgccaagaaCCAGCAGCCGGCTCGCGCCAGGGTCGCCGACCCGCTCGCCTGCCTCGGTGCGCAGCACCACGCCGACGACGACCGGCTCGGCTGCTCGGCCCGGAGGTCCTTCGTCCGGCCCAGGCGGACGCCCGCGAGGGGGGACTACTGCTACTACGACGACGCGGCCGCGTGCTCGCCGGCGGCGTTCCCGGGGTACATGGCATCCACGGCGTCCGCCATGGCCAAGTTCCGGTCCATGAGCACGCCGAAGGAGCGCTTCTCGGGTGCATCGGACGCCTACTCGGAGCACTGCTTCCAGTTCCCCGGCCGCATGCTGTCGCCGATCCCCTCCATGTCGCCCATCCCGTCCATCGCCAGCGACATCGGCTTCACGAGGTCCACCAGGCCGCCCATCGCGCAGCGGTCGCCGAGGGTGGTGAAGGGCCCCATGACGCCGGCAAGGTCGCGGTCCCGGAGGTCGCCGAGCCACCATAGCTTTGGCTCCGAAGCGGCGCTGCACCAGCTGCAGATGGAGCACTACACTCCAGTTCGGTGA
- the LOC133912531 gene encoding protein IQ-DOMAIN 3-like isoform X2 — protein MEKEKRRSWFERIKRLFTSEPKQKPKPDKKAKSKRWLPGKLRTQRSFALPAPAPADQIGQAEDEQSKHAMAVALATAAAAHAAAEVVRLTCQPALAAVTACQPSSEEQAAVAIQSAYRGYLARRALRALKGLVRLQAMIRGQAVRRQTAATLRGLESLVKIQARHRSRADPNDPPPDDDALVMLRRGRELYAAAVHEQEQESKGWDSSTFSKEEMRAMMRSREEAALKRVRALQYASLQNEKIGTTRRQPIPRDEMETLNQRWSWLEEWVGSQPFDKDVPVAHQSPFRDAAAAKNQQPARARVADPLACLGAQHHADDDRLGCSARRSFVRPRRTPARGDYCYYDDAAACSPAAFPGYMASTASAMAKFRSMSTPKERFSGASDAYSEHCFQFPGRMLSPIPSMSPIPSIASDIGFTRSTRPPIAQRSPRVVKGPMTPARSRSRRSPSHHSFGSEAALHQLQMEHYTPVR, from the exons ATggaaaaggagaagaggaggagctgGTTCGAGCGCATCAAGCGGCTCTTCACCTCCGAGCCCAAGCAGAAACCCAAGCCAGACAAG AAGGCGAAAAGCAAGAGGTGGCTGCCGGGCAAGCTCCGGACCCAGCGGTCTTTTGCCCTGCCGGCTCCGGCGCCGGCCGACCAGATCGGGCAGGCGGAGGACGAGCAGAGCAAGCACGCCATGGCAGTCGCCCTCGCCACCGCGGCGGCCGCGCACGCGGCTGCCGAGGTTGTCCGCCTCACCTGCCAGCCAGCTTTGGCGGCGGTGACGGCGTGTCAGCCGTCCAGCGAAGAACAGGCCGCCGTGGCCATCCAATCGGCTTACCGTGGGTACCTG GCTCGGAGGGCGTTGCGCGCGCTCAAGGGGCTGGTGCGGCTGCAGGCAATGATCCGCGGGCAGGCGGTGCGGCGGCAGACGGCGGCCACCCTGCGCGGGCTCGAGTCCCTCGTGAAGATCCAGGCCCGGCACCGCTCCAGGGCCGACCCCAACGACCCGCCGCCGGACGACGACGCCCTGGTGATGCTGAGGCGAGGCCGGGAGCTCTACGCCGCCGCGGTGCAC gagcaggagcaggagagcAAGGGGTGGGACAGCAGCACCTTCTCAAAGGAAGAGATGCGCGCCATGATGAGGAGCAGGGAGGAGGCCGCTTTGAAGCGCGTGCGCGCCCTCCAGTATGCCTCGCTGCAAAAT GAGAAGATTGGAACCACCAGAAGGCAGCCGATTCCCAGAGACGAGATGGAGACGCTCAACCAGCGGTGGAGCTGGCTGGAGGAGTGGGTCGGCTCCCAGCCGTTCGACAAGGATGTCCCCGTGGCGCACCAGTCCCCATTCagggacgccgccgccgccaagaaCCAGCAGCCGGCTCGCGCCAGGGTCGCCGACCCGCTCGCCTGCCTCGGTGCGCAGCACCACGCCGACGACGACCGGCTCGGCTGCTCGGCCCGGAGGTCCTTCGTCCGGCCCAGGCGGACGCCCGCGAGGGGGGACTACTGCTACTACGACGACGCGGCCGCGTGCTCGCCGGCGGCGTTCCCGGGGTACATGGCATCCACGGCGTCCGCCATGGCCAAGTTCCGGTCCATGAGCACGCCGAAGGAGCGCTTCTCGGGTGCATCGGACGCCTACTCGGAGCACTGCTTCCAGTTCCCCGGCCGCATGCTGTCGCCGATCCCCTCCATGTCGCCCATCCCGTCCATCGCCAGCGACATCGGCTTCACGAGGTCCACCAGGCCGCCCATCGCGCAGCGGTCGCCGAGGGTGGTGAAGGGCCCCATGACGCCGGCAAGGTCGCGGTCCCGGAGGTCGCCGAGCCACCATAGCTTTGGCTCCGAAGCGGCGCTGCACCAGCTGCAGATGGAGCACTACACTCCAGTTCGGTGA
- the LOC133912531 gene encoding protein IQ-DOMAIN 3-like isoform X1: MEKEKRRSWFERIKRLFTSEPKQKPKPDKKKAKSKRWLPGKLRTQRSFALPAPAPADQIGQAEDEQSKHAMAVALATAAAAHAAAEVVRLTCQPALAAVTACQPSSEEQAAVAIQSAYRGYLARRALRALKGLVRLQAMIRGQAVRRQTAATLRGLESLVKIQARHRSRADPNDPPPDDDALVMLRRGRELYAAAVHEQEQESKGWDSSTFSKEEMRAMMRSREEAALKRVRALQYASLQNEKIGTTRRQPIPRDEMETLNQRWSWLEEWVGSQPFDKDVPVAHQSPFRDAAAAKNQQPARARVADPLACLGAQHHADDDRLGCSARRSFVRPRRTPARGDYCYYDDAAACSPAAFPGYMASTASAMAKFRSMSTPKERFSGASDAYSEHCFQFPGRMLSPIPSMSPIPSIASDIGFTRSTRPPIAQRSPRVVKGPMTPARSRSRRSPSHHSFGSEAALHQLQMEHYTPVR; this comes from the exons ATggaaaaggagaagaggaggagctgGTTCGAGCGCATCAAGCGGCTCTTCACCTCCGAGCCCAAGCAGAAACCCAAGCCAGACAAG AAGAAGGCGAAAAGCAAGAGGTGGCTGCCGGGCAAGCTCCGGACCCAGCGGTCTTTTGCCCTGCCGGCTCCGGCGCCGGCCGACCAGATCGGGCAGGCGGAGGACGAGCAGAGCAAGCACGCCATGGCAGTCGCCCTCGCCACCGCGGCGGCCGCGCACGCGGCTGCCGAGGTTGTCCGCCTCACCTGCCAGCCAGCTTTGGCGGCGGTGACGGCGTGTCAGCCGTCCAGCGAAGAACAGGCCGCCGTGGCCATCCAATCGGCTTACCGTGGGTACCTG GCTCGGAGGGCGTTGCGCGCGCTCAAGGGGCTGGTGCGGCTGCAGGCAATGATCCGCGGGCAGGCGGTGCGGCGGCAGACGGCGGCCACCCTGCGCGGGCTCGAGTCCCTCGTGAAGATCCAGGCCCGGCACCGCTCCAGGGCCGACCCCAACGACCCGCCGCCGGACGACGACGCCCTGGTGATGCTGAGGCGAGGCCGGGAGCTCTACGCCGCCGCGGTGCAC gagcaggagcaggagagcAAGGGGTGGGACAGCAGCACCTTCTCAAAGGAAGAGATGCGCGCCATGATGAGGAGCAGGGAGGAGGCCGCTTTGAAGCGCGTGCGCGCCCTCCAGTATGCCTCGCTGCAAAAT GAGAAGATTGGAACCACCAGAAGGCAGCCGATTCCCAGAGACGAGATGGAGACGCTCAACCAGCGGTGGAGCTGGCTGGAGGAGTGGGTCGGCTCCCAGCCGTTCGACAAGGATGTCCCCGTGGCGCACCAGTCCCCATTCagggacgccgccgccgccaagaaCCAGCAGCCGGCTCGCGCCAGGGTCGCCGACCCGCTCGCCTGCCTCGGTGCGCAGCACCACGCCGACGACGACCGGCTCGGCTGCTCGGCCCGGAGGTCCTTCGTCCGGCCCAGGCGGACGCCCGCGAGGGGGGACTACTGCTACTACGACGACGCGGCCGCGTGCTCGCCGGCGGCGTTCCCGGGGTACATGGCATCCACGGCGTCCGCCATGGCCAAGTTCCGGTCCATGAGCACGCCGAAGGAGCGCTTCTCGGGTGCATCGGACGCCTACTCGGAGCACTGCTTCCAGTTCCCCGGCCGCATGCTGTCGCCGATCCCCTCCATGTCGCCCATCCCGTCCATCGCCAGCGACATCGGCTTCACGAGGTCCACCAGGCCGCCCATCGCGCAGCGGTCGCCGAGGGTGGTGAAGGGCCCCATGACGCCGGCAAGGTCGCGGTCCCGGAGGTCGCCGAGCCACCATAGCTTTGGCTCCGAAGCGGCGCTGCACCAGCTGCAGATGGAGCACTACACTCCAGTTCGGTGA
- the LOC133910556 gene encoding probable diphthine methyl ester synthase, with amino-acid sequence MLYIVGLGLGDERAITVRGLDAIRICAKIYMEACTSLLSLGLDPSALPNLEKLYGKEITVADREMVEERADQVLREAADADVAFLVVGDPFGATTHTDLVVRAKNMGVDVKVIHNASIMNAIGVCGLQLYRNGETISIPFFTETWRPDSFYDKIQNNRRLGLHTLAYLVHIRVKESTWESLCRGKKVYEPPRFMTVNTAISQLLEVEEAHGGSVHGRDSLCIGLARLGSDDQKIIAGPMVKLLDVDFGPPLHCLIIAGVTHPLEEEMLEFYMIKW; translated from the exons ATGCTGTACATCGTCGGGCTCGGCCTCGGTGACGAGCGCGCCATCACGGTGCGGGGGCTCGATGCCATCCGCATCTGCGCCAAGATTTACATGGAGGCCTGCACCTCCCTCCTGTCCCTCGGCCTCGACCCCTCTGCGCTCCCGAACCTC GAGAAGCTGTACGGGAAGGAGATCACGGTCGCCGACCGGGAGATGGTGGAGGAGCGCGCCGACCAGGTGCTGCGCGAGGCTGCCGACGCCGATGTCGCCTTCCTCGTCGTCGGCGACCCGTTCGG GGCAACTACACATACTGATTTGGTTGTTCGTGCCAAGAACATGGGAGTAGATGTGAAGGTGATCCATAATGCATCCATCATGAATGCAATTGGAGTTTGTGGGCTGCAACTTTACCGCAATGGCGAGACTATCTCCATACCGTTCTTCACGGAGACATGGAGACCAGATAGTTTCTATGACAAGATTCAGAACAATCGCCGGCTTGGGCTGCACACACTTGCCTACTTGGTTC ATATTCGTGTAAAGGAGTCGACATGGGAGTCTTTATGCAG AGGAAAGAAAGTTTATGAACCACCAAGATTCATGACCGTAAACACTGCAATAAGTCAGCTTTTGGAGGTGGAGGAAGCGCATGGGGGATCTG TACATGGCAGGGATTCACTATGCATTGGATTGGCGCGCCTTGGAAGTGATGATCAGAAGATCATTGCTGGCCCTATGGTGAAGCTACTAGATGTTGATTTTGGACCACCCCTTCACTGCCTGATCATAGCGGGAGTGACTCATCCATTGGAAGAAGAGATGCTAGAATTCTACATGATCAAGTGGTGA